In the genome of Thermoproteus tenax Kra 1, the window TCTGGCCGAGGTGTACCAAGACCTCGGGGGGACGCAGCTGAACGAATTCTGCAAGAAGGGGGTGGGGCTGAGGGGGAAGAACATGAGCGGCGAGGACGCCTCCAGCGAGGCCGAGGCCATTAAAGACCTCTGCAACGACCTCCACGGCTTCCTCCTCCCTGACAAGCAGATCAAGCGCGACAGCCTCGTGAGGGTGTCCTTCGCGGTGCCGGTGCTGGAGGAGAAGAACCTCGAGGCGGCGAGCAAATTCGCCGTGGTCCACAACAGGGTGGACCCCTTCAAGAGGACGCAGCAGGTGAAGTCCAAGGAGGAGCAGGAGGGGACGGAGATGATGGTCTTCAAACAGGAGTACTCATCGGCGGTCTACGGCTTCGCGGCGGCCATGGACCTCGGGCTCTCCGGAGTGCCGCTCTACCAGGAGGGAGAAAGTGGTGTAGACGATAGGGAGAGAGCGCTGAGGATAAAGTCGGCGCTTGTGGCTCTGCTACGGCTGTTCAACGGAGTTGGCTCTAAGCAGGCGCGCGCCCTCCCCATCGCAAGGCTTAGGGAGCTGGTGATCGCAATATCGGACTCGCCCATCCCCAACCTCGTACACGGCGCGTATCCAGACTACGTCGCAAGGTCGGCGGAGCTCCTGACGGCGTATTTAAAGGCTGTGGGGAAGAAGGGGGTCGTGCTGTGCTACGGCGTCGACTGCCCGCAGAGCAACAACGTCCTCGAGTGTAAAAAGGCCGACACGTTGGACGACCTATTTCAAGAGGCCCTTAGGAGGGCTCTGCCGGGGGGGCAACCCGCTAGGAGGTGATGCACTACTACTTGATCGAGGCCAGGGCGCCTCTGTACTCGGTGAAGGTGGTGGACGTCTACCAGGTGGCCTCCGCATATCCGCTCCCCACGCCGCACGCCGTCGTGGGGGCGCTGGGGGCGGCCATGGCCCACGCCGGCATGTGCCGGGGTTTGCAGTGTATGAAGGAGGCGGAGGGGCTGGTCGTGGCGGCTAGGCCGGCGGCTGTGGGGGAGCTGGCCAAGTTCCCCGCGGTGTTGTGGAGGACGCGGGGGGTGCTCGAGGACAAGTCCCTCCCGGCGGGCCTTGAGGACTACGCGGGCGCCCGGGACGCTATGGTTAGGGAGTACGTCTATGCCCACGCCGTCAAGATACTGCTGGTCACCAGGAAGAGAGTGCCGCAACACGTGATTAGGCTTATGGCGAGACTCGGCGACAGCGAGTCCTACGTGTCAGTCGTCGACGTCTTGGAGGGGAAGCCGAGGGAGTGCGGGGGGCTTGTCAACGTCGCCGTGAGGGCGGCGAAGGCGAGGAGAGGTAGCTACACGCTCTACCGCGCCTTAGACGAGAGGGGGAACCGGGAGCTCTTCGCATACCCCGTGGTGGAGGAGGGCGGGGTCTACAGGCGCGGCGGCGTGGAGGTTGGGTCTAAGGTGCTCTGCTTAGGCGAGGCTGTGTTCCCTGAGGGAGATGGTTGGTAGAAGGCTTGACACGCTGGTGAGGGAGCTGAGCCTGGCGTGGTGTAGGTCGAAGGGGGAGCCCAGCTGCGCCGTGAGGGAGGACCTCCTCGCGGAGCAGGCCAAGGCGGCTGAGGTGATCGAGAGGTCAGACGGCGTGATCCTCCTCAAGGCGCCGACGGGCTTCGGAAAGACCGAGATCTGGACAGCGCCGTTTTTCGCCCAGTGGCTCAGGGGGGAGTGGTTCGCGCCCAGGATGTACGTCGTCGAGCCCATGCACGCCCTCCTTAGGCAGATGAAGAGGAGGATGGAGGTCTACGCCCAAGCCGTCCAAGGCCTGGGGCTCCCGAGGCTGAACGTCGCTGAGGATCACGGCGAGGTGGCGAAGCCCCTCTTCCTATACGGGGGGCACATAGTCCTCACCACAGTCGACTCGCTGGCCTACGGCTACCTCGCGAGGCGGGTACAGAGGTGGCGGGAGGAGGGCGTGGAGAGGGGAAGGTACAGCATGCCCGCGGGCCTACTCGCAAGCGCCTACATCGTCCTAGACGAGGCCCACCTCATACAAGACGAGGCCTACCTAGGCCCCAGGGTGCTGGGGAAGATAGTCTGCGATCTGGCCTCCGCCGGAGCCAAGGTCGTCATATCCACCGCCACGGTCCCCGAGACATTCCTCAAGCACATCCCGTGCCTCGGCGGGAGGCTGACGCTTGGGTCCGGCACTGTCAGAAGAAACGTAAAGGTGGAGAGGAGGAAGGGGGTCCTCAAGGCGGAGGAAATCGAATGCGGCAAGCCCACCATCGTCATTGTGAACACTATAGAGAGGGCCCGGCGCATCTACAAACAGGTGAGGTGCGGGAAGAAGGCCGTGGTGCACTCGTTGATGAGGAGGGAGGACAAGGAGAGGCAGCTGAGCAAGGTGCTGGCGGACGGAAAGGTGGCCGAGGACGCTGTGCTGATTGGGACCCAGGCGCTTGAGGTGGGGCTCGACTTCTCCAACCTAAGGGCGCTCTACACTGAGACGGCCCCCGTAGACGCGCTGATCCAGCGCATTGGGAGGGTGGGGAGAGACGGGGATAAGGCGGAGGCCTACATCTACGAGGCCGAGGGCGATGCCCCCTACCCGCAGACCCTCATGCGGGCCACGCGCGAAGCCCTTGAGAAGGAGCTACTGGGAGGCGCCGCGCTGACGTCTTGGGAAGACGCACAGAGGGCCGTGGACAAAGTGTACAACGAGAAGGCCGTGGAGGAGCTCATGACGAGGGGGCTGGCGTGGTACGGCCAAGCGCTCGGCTACCTGCAGGAGCTGTCCCTCTTCTCCTACCCGCCCAGAGGAGAGGTGAGGATAAGGCCCTCCAACTACATCACGCTTGTTATTGCTGACGTGAAGCAGGATGGGGATAAGGGGCGGTACATCACGGAGGACGACGTGGAGAGAGGCGCGATGAAGATGAGCTACACCTCCAGAGACGACCCCAGGATTAACGCCCTGCTCCAGAAGGTATCCACCGCATATACGGTGAGGGGGGTTGCCACGGCGAAGGACGAGACCCGCTACTACCTAAGCGAGCTCCGGAGGAGCTGGGATGGGGTTGAGGTAGTTGTGGTGGACAGGAGGGACGTGGAGGAGCTGTACGACGAGGCGGGGCTCGACGTGGCGCAGCTCAGCGGCGGAGGCCAGAAGAGGAAGGGAAGGGGGCGGAGGAGGCGATGAGCTGCTGCGCCTACTTCCGGGGGAGGGACTGCCTCCAGACCTACGAAGACCACATCACGCAGGCTCTGGAGGCGTGTGAAAGGCTGAGGCCCTACTACGGCCGCTGGATGGAGAAGGCATTTGGGACCGCCGACGCCGCCGCCCTAGCCGTGGAGTTCCACGACCTAGGCAAGCTCGCCAAGGCTTACATAGCCGGCAACCGCGCCAGATATAGGCACGAGGTGTTGGGGGCCTACTTTGCGTTGAAGACCCTACAGACGGAGGCGAGATACTACGTGGCGGCGGCGGTCGCGCTCCACCACGAGCCCATGATCCTCGCCGCCTACGCCGGCGAGCTCGGCGAGAGGGCTATCCACGTCTCCACGCTGAGGGCCATGCTGAAGGACTCCGACCTGAGCCTCGGTTGCACCCCCAACTACAGCTACAGGCCTGAGGTAGCCGCGGCGCTGAGGGAGTGGGCAAGCAGACCGCCCACCGCCGACGACGTGGCCGACGCCTTCCAGGAGCTCGCCGTGTATCTTAGCGGCGGCGCCCCCGAGGAGGCGAGGGTCAAACGGCTGAGGGTGGCCGGGCTACTACACGTGCTGACCGTATGCGACAACTGGGGAGCGAGGGGCCGTCCAGGAGAGGGAACCTTCATTAGCAGATACATGACAGTGAGCGAGCTGGGGCTATGACCCAGTGCCCCCAGGAGATGATCACGCCGGGCCACGGCATTATAGCCGACGCCCTCATCATGC includes:
- a CDS encoding CRISPR-associated endonuclease Cas3'', translated to MSCCAYFRGRDCLQTYEDHITQALEACERLRPYYGRWMEKAFGTADAAALAVEFHDLGKLAKAYIAGNRARYRHEVLGAYFALKTLQTEARYYVAAAVALHHEPMILAAYAGELGERAIHVSTLRAMLKDSDLSLGCTPNYSYRPEVAAALREWASRPPTADDVADAFQELAVYLSGGAPEEARVKRLRVAGLLHVLTVCDNWGARGRPGEGTFISRYMTVSELGL
- the cas3 gene encoding CRISPR-associated helicase Cas3', with amino-acid sequence MVGRRLDTLVRELSLAWCRSKGEPSCAVREDLLAEQAKAAEVIERSDGVILLKAPTGFGKTEIWTAPFFAQWLRGEWFAPRMYVVEPMHALLRQMKRRMEVYAQAVQGLGLPRLNVAEDHGEVAKPLFLYGGHIVLTTVDSLAYGYLARRVQRWREEGVERGRYSMPAGLLASAYIVLDEAHLIQDEAYLGPRVLGKIVCDLASAGAKVVISTATVPETFLKHIPCLGGRLTLGSGTVRRNVKVERRKGVLKAEEIECGKPTIVIVNTIERARRIYKQVRCGKKAVVHSLMRREDKERQLSKVLADGKVAEDAVLIGTQALEVGLDFSNLRALYTETAPVDALIQRIGRVGRDGDKAEAYIYEAEGDAPYPQTLMRATREALEKELLGGAALTSWEDAQRAVDKVYNEKAVEELMTRGLAWYGQALGYLQELSLFSYPPRGEVRIRPSNYITLVIADVKQDGDKGRYITEDDVERGAMKMSYTSRDDPRINALLQKVSTAYTVRGVATAKDETRYYLSELRRSWDGVEVVVVDRRDVEELYDEAGLDVAQLSGGGQKRKGRGRRRR
- the cas7a gene encoding type I-A CRISPR-associated protein Cas7/Csa2, with translation MRVAPPYVRAAGRFEAQLSVLTGAGNMGNYNMHAVAKVIHGGKAYEVPVLTGNALKHWHSVYLAEVYQDLGGTQLNEFCKKGVGLRGKNMSGEDASSEAEAIKDLCNDLHGFLLPDKQIKRDSLVRVSFAVPVLEEKNLEAASKFAVVHNRVDPFKRTQQVKSKEEQEGTEMMVFKQEYSSAVYGFAAAMDLGLSGVPLYQEGESGVDDRERALRIKSALVALLRLFNGVGSKQARALPIARLRELVIAISDSPIPNLVHGAYPDYVARSAELLTAYLKAVGKKGVVLCYGVDCPQSNNVLECKKADTLDDLFQEALRRALPGGQPARR
- the cas5a gene encoding type I-A CRISPR-associated protein Cas5a, producing MHYYLIEARAPLYSVKVVDVYQVASAYPLPTPHAVVGALGAAMAHAGMCRGLQCMKEAEGLVVAARPAAVGELAKFPAVLWRTRGVLEDKSLPAGLEDYAGARDAMVREYVYAHAVKILLVTRKRVPQHVIRLMARLGDSESYVSVVDVLEGKPRECGGLVNVAVRAAKARRGSYTLYRALDERGNRELFAYPVVEEGGVYRRGGVEVGSKVLCLGEAVFPEGDGW